One window of Pectobacterium carotovorum genomic DNA carries:
- a CDS encoding diacylglycerol kinase, whose product MNKATGMTRIIKATGYSFKGLKQAWQHEAAFRQETILTFVGVIIACLLPVTLVEKLLLIGSVVLIMLFELANSAIEAVVDRIGPEHHELSGRAKDIGSAAVFVAILLAAVVWGSILWQHFA is encoded by the coding sequence ATGAATAAAGCAACGGGGATGACCCGGATTATTAAGGCGACCGGTTATTCCTTTAAGGGGCTGAAGCAGGCGTGGCAGCATGAGGCGGCATTTCGTCAGGAAACGATACTGACCTTTGTCGGCGTCATTATCGCGTGTTTACTGCCGGTTACGCTGGTCGAAAAACTGCTGCTGATCGGGTCTGTGGTACTGATTATGCTGTTTGAGCTGGCGAATAGCGCCATTGAAGCCGTGGTCGATCGCATTGGGCCTGAGCATCACGAATTATCCGGTCGGGCGAAAGATATTGGGTCGGCCGCTGTCTTTGTTGCCATCTTGTTAGCCGCTGTCGTGTGGGGCAGTATCCTCTGGCAACATTTTGCCTGA
- the lexA gene encoding repressor LexA, with the protein MKVLTARQQQVYDLIRDHIAQTGMPPTRAEIAQQLGFRSPNAAEEHLKALARKGVIEIVSGASRGIRLLMEEETGIPLVGRVAAGEPLLAQEHIECRYQVDPAMFKPSADFLLRVSGMSMKNIGIMDGDLLAVHKTEDVRNGQIVVARIDDEVTVKRLKKQGNTVHLLAENEEFAPIVVDLRQQSFSIEGLAVGVIRNSDWS; encoded by the coding sequence ATGAAAGTATTAACAGCAAGGCAGCAGCAGGTTTATGACCTGATCCGCGATCATATTGCGCAAACCGGAATGCCGCCAACGCGGGCGGAAATTGCTCAACAACTAGGGTTTCGCTCTCCCAATGCGGCTGAAGAACATCTGAAAGCGCTGGCGCGTAAAGGTGTGATTGAAATTGTATCGGGCGCGTCTCGTGGTATTCGTCTGCTGATGGAAGAAGAGACGGGTATTCCTCTGGTTGGTCGCGTGGCCGCAGGTGAACCTCTGCTGGCACAGGAACACATCGAATGTCGCTATCAGGTTGACCCTGCGATGTTCAAACCCAGCGCTGATTTTTTGCTGCGGGTGAGCGGCATGTCGATGAAAAATATCGGTATTATGGATGGCGATTTACTGGCCGTGCATAAAACAGAAGATGTGCGAAATGGTCAAATTGTCGTCGCGCGTATTGACGATGAAGTGACGGTGAAGCGCCTGAAAAAGCAGGGCAATACGGTACACCTCCTCGCTGAAAATGAAGAGTTTGCCCCGATTGTTGTCGATCTGCGTCAGCAAAGCTTTTCGATAGAAGGCTTAGCGGTTGGCGTGATTCGCAACAGCGACTGGAGCTAA
- a CDS encoding CsbD family protein translates to MNKDQASGNWKQFKGKAKEQWGKLTDDDLTVIEGKRDQLVGRIQERYGYAKEAAEKEVKHWEEHHKYHW, encoded by the coding sequence ATGAATAAAGACCAAGCCAGCGGTAACTGGAAACAGTTTAAAGGTAAAGCGAAAGAGCAATGGGGAAAATTAACGGATGACGATCTGACGGTCATCGAAGGTAAGCGTGACCAACTGGTGGGGAGAATCCAGGAGCGTTACGGGTACGCAAAAGAAGCGGCAGAGAAAGAAGTGAAACACTGGGAAGAGCACCACAAATATCACTGGTAG
- a CDS encoding RidA family protein encodes MAFVAVESANAQSVTFSNPPGVAKPFGYSHVAVVPSGQRMVFVAGQLGFLPDGKMAGEPGDFRAQAHQAFQNVKTSLESVGATWENVVKINMYMTDAKNQIPVLREVRDSFVNTKTPPTSTTVEISKLVVEGALFEIEAVAIIP; translated from the coding sequence ATGGCTTTCGTTGCGGTTGAAAGTGCCAATGCACAGAGCGTGACCTTCTCCAACCCTCCTGGCGTCGCCAAACCATTCGGATATTCACACGTCGCAGTCGTCCCCAGCGGGCAGCGGATGGTTTTTGTCGCGGGTCAGTTGGGCTTTCTGCCTGACGGAAAGATGGCGGGCGAGCCTGGAGACTTCAGGGCACAGGCCCACCAGGCATTTCAGAACGTCAAAACGTCGCTTGAATCTGTGGGCGCCACATGGGAAAACGTCGTGAAGATCAACATGTACATGACAGATGCCAAGAACCAAATCCCGGTGCTCCGAGAGGTGCGGGACAGCTTTGTCAATACGAAGACTCCACCGACGAGCACAACTGTAGAAATTTCAAAGTTGGTGGTCGAAGGAGCATTATTCGAGATCGAAGCAGTGGCCATCATTCCTTGA
- the zur gene encoding zinc uptake transcriptional repressor Zur, with protein MDSTKQDKLLAQAEQICQQRAVRLTPQRLEVLRLMAQQSGAISAYDLLDLLRVSEPQAKPPTVYRALDFLLEQGFIHRVESNNSYVLCHHIEDHSHTSALFICDRCGQVTERQTEGVEETLRSLAQQSGFTLRHSVVEAHGLCGGCQEVASCKQPDHCDHDHTVPIKKR; from the coding sequence ATGGATTCAACCAAACAGGACAAACTTCTTGCCCAGGCTGAACAGATTTGTCAGCAGCGCGCTGTGCGTCTCACGCCACAGCGGTTAGAGGTTTTACGCCTTATGGCACAGCAGTCCGGTGCTATCAGCGCTTATGACCTGTTGGATCTGCTGCGCGTTTCCGAGCCTCAGGCGAAACCGCCGACCGTCTATCGCGCACTGGATTTTCTGCTGGAACAAGGCTTCATTCATCGCGTCGAATCCAACAACAGCTATGTGCTGTGTCACCATATCGAGGACCACAGCCACACGTCCGCCCTTTTCATCTGCGACCGCTGCGGGCAAGTCACCGAACGTCAAACCGAAGGTGTCGAAGAAACATTACGCAGTCTGGCACAGCAGTCAGGATTTACGCTGCGTCACAGCGTGGTGGAAGCACACGGCTTGTGTGGAGGCTGTCAGGAAGTTGCCTCATGCAAACAGCCGGATCATTGCGATCACGACCATACGGTTCCAATTAAAAAACGATAG
- a CDS encoding pirin family protein, which translates to MITRRAAGQCGQADYGWLQARYTFSFGHYFDPQLLGYASLRVLNQEVLAPGASFQPRTYPRVDILNIILQGEAEYRDSNGCHIQAKAGDVLLLATQPNVSYSEHNTSANKPLTRLQLWLNACQTRENSPLQRMGLNSVNHTLLASPEGEHNSLQLRQQVWVHHVDLQQNEQSTIALQGNQAYLQLIHGSMAVKGNQNSETLHCGDGAFIKEETALTLQAESPLRALLIDLVV; encoded by the coding sequence ATGATCACACGAAGAGCTGCGGGGCAATGTGGCCAGGCCGACTATGGCTGGTTGCAGGCGCGCTATACCTTTTCTTTTGGTCACTATTTTGACCCACAGTTGCTGGGCTACGCGTCTCTGCGCGTGCTCAATCAGGAAGTATTGGCACCGGGGGCATCATTCCAGCCACGAACCTACCCACGGGTTGATATTCTGAACATTATTCTTCAGGGCGAAGCGGAATACCGCGACAGCAACGGTTGCCACATTCAGGCGAAAGCCGGAGATGTGCTGCTGCTCGCGACTCAGCCAAATGTCAGCTATAGCGAACATAATACCAGTGCCAACAAACCGCTGACGCGTCTGCAATTATGGCTGAATGCCTGCCAGACTCGCGAGAACAGCCCGTTGCAGCGCATGGGGTTGAATTCAGTAAACCATACGCTGCTTGCATCACCAGAAGGTGAACACAATAGCCTGCAACTGCGCCAGCAGGTTTGGGTTCATCATGTCGATCTCCAGCAGAATGAGCAAAGCACAATCGCGCTACAGGGAAATCAGGCATACCTCCAGCTGATCCACGGTTCAATGGCAGTAAAAGGCAATCAGAACAGTGAAACACTACACTGCGGCGACGGCGCCTTCATTAAGGAAGAAACGGCGTTGACGCTACAGGCAGAGTCGCCTTTGCGGGCGCTGCTCATCGATCTGGTCGTGTAG
- a CDS encoding LysR family transcriptional regulator — protein MAKERALTLEALRVMDAIDRRGSFAAAADELGRVPSALSYTMQKLEEELDVVLFDRSGHRTKFTNVGRMLLERGRILLEAADKLTTDAEALARGWETHLTIVTEALIPTQRIFPLIDKLALKANTQVSILTEVLAGAWERLEQGRADIVIAPDMHFRASSEMNTRKLYTMNNVYVASPEHPIHQEPEPLSDATRVKYRGIAMADTARERPVLTVQLLDKQQRLTVSSLDDKRRALLAGLGVATMPYQMVAQDIAEGRLLVVGPEHQMESQIIMAWRRDSMGEAKSWFLREIPKLLNQP, from the coding sequence ATGGCGAAAGAACGAGCATTGACGCTGGAAGCGTTGAGGGTGATGGATGCGATCGATCGTCGTGGCAGCTTTGCCGCTGCGGCAGATGAGCTGGGTAGGGTGCCTTCGGCACTGAGCTATACCATGCAGAAACTGGAAGAAGAGTTAGATGTTGTGCTGTTCGATCGTTCTGGACATCGTACTAAATTCACGAATGTTGGACGCATGTTGTTGGAACGCGGACGTATCTTGCTGGAAGCCGCAGATAAGCTCACCACCGATGCTGAGGCGCTAGCGCGCGGTTGGGAAACGCACTTGACGATTGTGACGGAAGCCTTGATTCCGACTCAGCGGATTTTCCCATTAATCGATAAGCTGGCGCTTAAAGCCAATACGCAGGTATCGATTCTGACTGAAGTGCTGGCTGGGGCGTGGGAGCGTCTTGAGCAAGGACGCGCCGATATTGTGATTGCGCCGGACATGCATTTTCGCGCGTCTTCTGAAATGAATACCCGCAAGCTGTACACGATGAATAACGTTTATGTCGCCAGCCCGGAGCATCCGATTCATCAGGAGCCTGAACCGCTGTCGGATGCAACCCGGGTGAAATACCGTGGGATTGCGATGGCAGACACCGCGCGTGAACGACCAGTACTGACTGTACAACTGTTGGATAAACAGCAGCGTCTGACAGTGAGTTCGCTGGATGATAAACGGCGTGCGTTGTTGGCTGGGTTAGGCGTCGCGACCATGCCGTATCAGATGGTTGCGCAAGATATTGCCGAAGGGCGTTTACTGGTGGTTGGCCCAGAGCATCAGATGGAAAGCCAGATTATTATGGCGTGGCGGCGAGACAGCATGGGCGAGGCGAAATCCTGGTTCCTGCGTGAAATTCCAAAACTGCTGAACCAGCCCTAA
- a CDS encoding glutathione S-transferase family protein, with protein MGQLVDGVWHDTWYETKSTGGHFKRSESAFRNWVTPDGAPGLTGKGGFPAQSGRYHLYVSLACPWAHRTLLMRQLKGLEDHIAVSVVHPLMLDHGWTFGTNFEAATGDSLYQHEFLYQLYLHAMPDYSGRVTVPVLWDTEQHTIVSNESADIIRMLNSAFDGVGATAGDYYPEALRAQIDELNGWIYDKVNNGVYKAGFATSQSAYDESATTVFAALSDLESILAKQRYLTGEQLTEADLRLWTTLIRFDPVYHTHFKCDKYRLSDYPNLFGFLRDIYQMPGIADTVDMAHIRHHYYRSHGTINPHGVISLGPEQDLNQPHHRDKTFVDLY; from the coding sequence ATGGGACAACTGGTTGACGGCGTATGGCACGATACCTGGTATGAAACCAAATCTACCGGCGGCCATTTTAAGCGTTCAGAATCTGCATTCCGCAACTGGGTAACGCCCGATGGCGCCCCAGGCCTCACCGGCAAAGGTGGCTTCCCTGCCCAGTCCGGCCGTTATCATCTCTACGTTTCACTCGCCTGCCCGTGGGCACACCGCACGCTGCTTATGCGGCAATTGAAAGGGTTAGAAGATCACATCGCCGTTTCGGTGGTTCATCCGCTCATGCTCGATCATGGCTGGACGTTCGGTACCAATTTTGAAGCTGCGACGGGTGACTCACTCTATCAGCATGAATTCCTCTACCAGCTCTACCTGCACGCCATGCCAGACTACAGCGGTCGGGTGACCGTGCCTGTCCTGTGGGATACCGAGCAGCACACCATCGTCAGTAACGAATCTGCCGATATCATCCGCATGCTGAATAGCGCTTTTGATGGCGTGGGAGCAACGGCGGGAGATTATTACCCAGAAGCGCTACGCGCTCAGATTGACGAATTGAACGGCTGGATTTACGACAAGGTCAATAACGGTGTGTACAAAGCCGGTTTTGCGACAAGCCAGTCAGCCTATGATGAATCCGCCACGACCGTTTTCGCCGCGTTATCCGATCTGGAAAGCATTCTGGCAAAACAGCGCTATCTGACGGGTGAGCAGTTAACCGAAGCCGACCTGCGGCTGTGGACGACGTTGATCCGTTTCGATCCGGTCTATCACACGCATTTTAAATGCGATAAATATCGCCTGAGCGATTACCCTAATCTGTTCGGTTTCCTGCGTGATATTTATCAGATGCCCGGTATCGCCGATACCGTCGATATGGCGCATATTCGTCACCACTACTATCGTAGCCACGGCACGATTAATCCTCATGGCGTGATTTCGCTGGGTCCAGAGCAAGATCTGAACCAGCCTCACCACCGTGATAAGACGTTTGTCGATTTATACTGA
- a CDS encoding DoxX family protein yields MKNLESTALLVARILMPILFIVAGYSKLGDAYAGTQQYMQAMGVPTFLLPLTILLELGGGLAVLFGLLTRTVALFTAGFTLLTALIFHSNFAEGMNQLMFMKNLTIAGGYLLLAVTGPGAFSIDRLLGKKW; encoded by the coding sequence ATGAAAAATTTAGAAAGTACTGCACTGCTGGTTGCACGTATCTTAATGCCAATTCTGTTTATCGTTGCAGGTTACAGTAAGCTGGGTGATGCCTATGCAGGCACACAACAATACATGCAGGCGATGGGCGTGCCGACCTTCCTGCTGCCGCTGACCATTCTGCTGGAGCTGGGTGGTGGTCTGGCGGTTCTGTTCGGTCTGCTGACGCGTACTGTCGCGCTGTTCACTGCCGGCTTTACGCTGCTGACTGCATTGATTTTCCACTCTAACTTTGCGGAAGGCATGAACCAACTGATGTTCATGAAAAACCTGACCATCGCTGGCGGCTACCTCCTGCTCGCTGTAACTGGCCCAGGCGCATTCAGTATCGACCGCCTGCTGGGCAAAAAGTGGTAA
- a CDS encoding YqjK-like family protein has product MNQRQQRDREKAQLLRQIQQQRLDLSAGKKHWLDSTARYDRSWQSLMQWRKYWIVGSSLVALYGVRHPSRMIRWGRRLVGLWGTFKLVRKTFDQRP; this is encoded by the coding sequence GTGAACCAGCGTCAGCAGCGAGACAGAGAAAAAGCCCAGCTACTGCGCCAGATACAGCAGCAGCGGCTGGATTTATCGGCAGGTAAAAAACACTGGCTGGATAGCACCGCCCGTTACGATCGTAGCTGGCAAAGTCTAATGCAGTGGCGTAAATACTGGATCGTTGGCTCTAGCCTCGTGGCGCTCTATGGCGTGCGCCATCCTAGCCGCATGATCCGCTGGGGACGCCGCCTCGTCGGGCTGTGGGGAACCTTCAAGCTCGTGCGTAAAACGTTTGACCAACGTCCCTAA
- a CDS encoding phage holin family protein: MTDKSQQGPASGVMASAQRIISIIVSMVESRVRLAVIELEEEKANLIQLLIMVGLTLLFAAFGIMSLIALIIWGIDPQYRLFALGCITATLLGLALIGGIWTLVKVRRSTLLKATRKELATDRSLLEEDPK; encoded by the coding sequence ATGACGGATAAATCACAACAAGGCCCCGCAAGCGGGGTCATGGCTTCTGCTCAACGCATCATCTCCATTATTGTCAGCATGGTAGAAAGCCGTGTTCGACTGGCCGTCATTGAATTAGAGGAAGAGAAAGCCAATCTGATTCAATTGCTGATTATGGTCGGCCTGACGCTGCTTTTTGCCGCTTTTGGCATTATGAGTCTGATTGCGCTGATCATCTGGGGCATCGATCCGCAATATCGTCTCTTTGCGCTGGGCTGTATTACCGCCACATTGCTCGGACTGGCGCTGATAGGCGGTATATGGACACTCGTGAAGGTACGTCGCTCCACCTTGCTCAAAGCAACGCGTAAAGAGCTGGCGACCGACAGATCGCTGCTGGAGGAAGATCCCAAGTGA
- a CDS encoding DUF883 domain-containing protein → MAKDQNSEYLRAELKSLADTLEEVLSTSSDKSKAELDKLRNKAESALKETRSRLSDTGERIASQTKEAVESADDYVRQNPWTGVGIGAAVGVVLGVLLSRR, encoded by the coding sequence ATGGCTAAAGATCAAAATTCTGAGTACCTACGCGCCGAATTGAAATCACTGGCGGACACGCTGGAAGAAGTATTAAGCACCTCCAGCGATAAATCTAAAGCGGAACTCGACAAGCTGCGTAATAAGGCAGAAAGCGCGCTGAAAGAAACCCGCAGTCGCCTGAGCGATACCGGTGAGCGCATCGCTTCCCAAACCAAAGAAGCGGTTGAATCTGCGGACGATTATGTACGCCAGAACCCGTGGACTGGTGTCGGCATTGGCGCAGCAGTCGGTGTCGTACTTGGCGTCCTGCTGTCTCGTCGCTAA
- a CDS encoding DUF1090 domain-containing protein: MKLFPSIIALSVLLSGHVLASATNQVETCQQKAQDIQRQIDEARKHGNQNRINGLEKALDGVKTHCTDAGLAEKRQEAIAEKRKDVAERRQELNESRHKGDDAEKILKRERKLAEAEQELRAAERGTSQ, encoded by the coding sequence ATGAAACTATTTCCATCCATCATTGCATTATCTGTCCTGCTTTCCGGTCACGTGCTGGCGAGTGCCACCAATCAGGTGGAAACCTGTCAGCAGAAAGCGCAGGATATTCAGCGTCAAATCGATGAAGCACGTAAGCACGGCAATCAGAACCGCATCAATGGATTAGAGAAGGCGCTGGACGGCGTGAAAACCCACTGTACGGATGCCGGATTAGCAGAGAAACGTCAGGAAGCCATTGCGGAGAAACGCAAAGACGTTGCTGAACGGCGGCAGGAACTGAATGAAAGCCGCCATAAAGGGGATGACGCAGAGAAGATTCTCAAGCGCGAAAGAAAGCTGGCTGAAGCCGAGCAGGAATTGCGCGCCGCAGAACGTGGCACGTCGCAATAG
- the mzrA gene encoding EnvZ/OmpR regulon moderator MzrA: MSISGLFSRLFSRKAARILLLLALPMIALTQSQSPRHSQDDAMLHIKPYDGAALPDGFYVYQRLNEKGIAIKSITPEQDSLIVRLASPEQSIAARDVLRLSLPKVTITAQQAAAPTPFWQQKLTQKQSKLG, translated from the coding sequence GTGTCAATCAGCGGGTTATTCTCTAGGCTCTTCTCCAGGAAAGCAGCTCGAATACTGCTATTGCTTGCGCTGCCGATGATTGCATTGACGCAGTCACAGTCACCGCGCCATTCTCAGGACGATGCTATGCTACACATCAAGCCTTATGATGGTGCCGCATTACCAGATGGCTTTTACGTGTATCAGCGTCTCAATGAAAAAGGGATTGCGATCAAAAGCATTACACCAGAGCAAGATAGCCTGATCGTCCGTCTGGCCTCGCCAGAACAAAGTATCGCTGCCAGAGATGTCCTGCGTTTGTCTCTACCTAAAGTCACAATTACCGCGCAACAAGCGGCAGCCCCGACACCGTTCTGGCAGCAGAAACTGACACAGAAACAATCCAAACTGGGGTGA
- a CDS encoding DedA family protein — translation MELIKELLNALWHQDFDILADPKLVWTIYILLFLIIFLENGLLPAAFLPGDSLLILVGVLVAKGTMNYPFTIFLLTTAASLGCWASYIQGKWLGNTGVVQGWLSHLPAHYHQRAHQLFHRHGLSALLVGRFLAFVRTLLPTIAGLSGLNNARFQFFNWMSGFLWVFILVTLGYALGKTTVFLKYEDELMLCLMILPLALLFIGLFGSLFVLWRKKRDAKADNAEKGS, via the coding sequence ATGGAATTAATCAAAGAACTGTTAAACGCACTCTGGCATCAGGATTTCGATATTTTAGCCGACCCGAAGCTGGTATGGACCATCTACATATTACTGTTTCTGATTATCTTTCTGGAAAATGGCCTGCTCCCCGCCGCTTTCCTGCCCGGCGATAGCCTGCTCATTTTGGTCGGCGTCCTCGTCGCCAAGGGCACAATGAATTACCCTTTTACGATATTTCTCCTGACGACGGCCGCCAGCCTCGGCTGTTGGGCAAGCTATATTCAGGGGAAATGGCTTGGCAATACGGGAGTGGTTCAGGGTTGGCTATCACATTTGCCCGCGCACTATCACCAACGCGCCCACCAACTCTTCCATCGTCATGGTCTGTCCGCACTATTAGTTGGCCGCTTTCTGGCTTTTGTCAGAACGTTATTACCCACCATCGCAGGCTTGTCAGGCCTGAATAACGCGCGCTTTCAGTTCTTCAACTGGATGAGCGGGTTCCTGTGGGTGTTTATTCTGGTTACGCTGGGCTACGCCTTAGGGAAAACAACCGTCTTCCTGAAATATGAAGACGAGCTGATGCTCTGCCTGATGATACTGCCGCTAGCCCTGCTGTTTATCGGCCTGTTTGGATCGCTTTTTGTCCTGTGGCGTAAAAAACGTGACGCTAAAGCAGATAACGCTGAAAAAGGGAGCTAA
- the exuR gene encoding transcriptional regulator ExuR — protein MALTEPRRLYQQLAAELKQRIESGIYQVGEKLPAERYISEEMNVSRTVVREAIIMLEVEGYVEVRKGSGIHVISNQQKNPFINSSDSEFVAAGPFELLQARQLIESNIAEFAATQVTRQDIIQLMEIQEYARQEDRFRDSQWDLKFHVQVALATQNSAMATIVEKMWSQRIHNPYWRKLHEHIDDKSIESWCEEHDRILKALIRKDPYAAKLAMWQHLENTKQMLFRATTDDFEFNVDRYMFAENPVVHLDQIHTGKP, from the coding sequence ATGGCACTCACTGAACCCCGACGGCTATACCAGCAGCTAGCCGCAGAATTAAAACAGCGCATTGAAAGTGGTATATATCAGGTCGGCGAAAAATTACCGGCAGAGCGCTATATTTCTGAAGAAATGAACGTCAGCCGCACCGTGGTGCGCGAAGCCATCATCATGCTGGAAGTCGAAGGGTACGTTGAAGTACGCAAAGGTTCAGGCATTCACGTTATTTCCAATCAGCAGAAAAACCCGTTCATTAATAGCAGTGATAGTGAATTCGTCGCCGCTGGCCCCTTTGAGCTGCTTCAGGCTCGCCAACTTATTGAAAGCAACATTGCCGAATTTGCGGCCACGCAGGTAACCCGTCAGGACATCATCCAACTGATGGAAATTCAGGAATACGCACGGCAAGAAGATCGCTTCCGTGATTCTCAGTGGGATCTCAAATTCCACGTTCAGGTCGCGCTGGCAACACAGAACTCCGCGATGGCGACCATCGTCGAGAAAATGTGGAGCCAACGGATCCACAATCCCTACTGGCGCAAGCTGCATGAGCACATTGACGACAAGTCGATTGAAAGCTGGTGCGAGGAACACGATCGTATCCTTAAGGCACTGATTCGCAAAGATCCTTATGCAGCCAAACTGGCCATGTGGCAACATCTGGAAAATACCAAACAGATGCTGTTTCGCGCCACGACGGATGATTTCGAGTTTAACGTCGACCGCTATATGTTCGCCGAAAATCCGGTCGTCCACCTCGACCAGATACACACGGGCAAGCCCTAA
- a CDS encoding MFS transporter produces MRKIKGLRWYMIGLVTIGTVLGYLTRNAISVAAPTLQDQLHITTQQYSYIVAAYSACYTIMQPIAGYVLDLLGTKIGYAMFAILWAIFCMGTALANSWGGLAIARGAVGMAEAAMIPAGLKASSEWFPAKERSVAVGYFNVGSSIGAMIAPPLVVWAIVAHSWEMAFIITGALSLIWAICWLVFYKHPKDQKKLSDEERDYILSGQEAQHQTNNAKKMSAWQILRNRQFWGIALPRFLAEPAWGTFNAWIPLFMFKAYGFNLKEIAMFAWMPMLFADIGCILGGYLPMLFQKHFKVNLIVSRKMVVTMGAVLMIAPGMIGLFSSPYVAIALLCVGGFAHQSLSGALITLSSDVFGRNEVATANGLTGMAAWMASTMFALVVGALADTLGFSPLFAALAVFDLLGAVVIWTVLKNQPASEVAAAAETLKEANQH; encoded by the coding sequence ATGCGTAAAATCAAAGGATTACGCTGGTATATGATCGGCCTGGTGACCATTGGCACCGTGCTGGGATATCTGACGCGTAATGCAATATCTGTCGCCGCACCGACGCTACAGGATCAGTTACACATTACTACACAGCAGTATTCTTACATCGTTGCTGCCTACTCAGCTTGTTATACCATTATGCAGCCTATCGCTGGCTATGTGCTGGATTTGCTGGGCACAAAAATCGGCTATGCCATGTTCGCCATTCTGTGGGCCATCTTCTGTATGGGCACCGCGCTGGCAAATAGCTGGGGGGGTTTAGCGATCGCCCGCGGCGCGGTGGGTATGGCAGAAGCGGCCATGATCCCTGCGGGCCTGAAAGCCAGCAGCGAATGGTTCCCGGCAAAAGAGCGCTCTGTTGCGGTAGGTTACTTCAACGTGGGGTCATCCATCGGCGCCATGATCGCGCCACCACTGGTGGTCTGGGCGATTGTGGCACACAGCTGGGAAATGGCCTTTATCATTACCGGTGCGCTAAGCCTGATCTGGGCCATCTGCTGGCTCGTTTTCTATAAGCATCCGAAAGATCAGAAAAAACTCAGCGACGAAGAACGTGACTACATTCTTAGCGGGCAAGAAGCACAGCATCAGACTAATAACGCGAAGAAAATGTCTGCCTGGCAGATCCTGCGTAACCGTCAGTTTTGGGGTATCGCACTGCCGCGTTTCCTGGCTGAACCCGCCTGGGGAACCTTCAATGCGTGGATCCCGCTGTTCATGTTTAAAGCCTACGGCTTTAACCTGAAAGAAATCGCCATGTTCGCCTGGATGCCAATGCTGTTCGCCGATATCGGCTGTATTCTGGGCGGTTACTTGCCAATGCTGTTCCAGAAACATTTCAAAGTGAATCTGATCGTTTCCCGCAAAATGGTCGTCACGATGGGTGCGGTACTAATGATTGCACCGGGCATGATCGGGCTGTTCTCCAGCCCTTATGTCGCCATCGCCCTGCTGTGCGTCGGTGGTTTTGCGCATCAGTCGCTGTCCGGCGCGCTGATTACCCTGTCATCTGACGTATTTGGCCGTAATGAAGTGGCTACCGCGAACGGTTTGACCGGCATGGCAGCCTGGATGGCAAGTACCATGTTTGCACTGGTTGTCGGCGCGCTGGCCGATACGCTGGGCTTCAGCCCGCTGTTTGCTGCACTGGCCGTCTTTGACCTGTTAGGTGCCGTCGTCATCTGGACGGTGTTGAAAAACCAACCGGCATCAGAAGTCGCTGCGGCGGCGGAAACGCTGAAAGAAGCCAACCAGCACTGA